ATGAAGAGGAACAACTACTTGCTGCCAAACAAGACATTTCTGATTCCACTGCAGATCACATAACAGAAGGCCAGTTGTGGTATGAACTAGAGAAGGAGCTTCAGAAACAGGAGAATTCCATGGACATTGATGTTCAGGAAGAAGAGGCCGCGGCAGTGAAAGAGATAACTGAGGAAGAGAATCAGCTTGTTGATGCTGCGGAAGGAAGCAATTCGATCACAACATCTGAAAATGTTGATAGCCACCGGTTTTATCCCCCGGGGAGGATCATGCACATTGTCTGCATGCCTTCCCCGGTTGAATCAAATTCCGATGATCCTGTCGAGGAACATGTGGGCTTATTCGAAACACCTAGAGAGCTTTACAGCAAGCTTAGACTTTCAAGAACGATGATAAATGATCATTATATGCCAATGTataagaagatgatggaactATTAATTCGAGAATTAGAGAAAGATATCACTGGTGACGTTATAATGTGAAAACTGATCATCGCTAATTATTGGTAACTGTAGATTACGTAGGATTTCTTTTAATATCCCTTTGCTGTCTTGGGATAATCTCGGATCGAGTAATAGTGCAAAATTGCAAATCATAACAACATaagcaatttataatttttttttttctcaggTTAGTTGTATGTATGCTGTAGAatgtttttaaatttgattcctggttttataaatattattagttttccAAGATAAAATCAATCATTAGTTTAATTGTTTAGActaatttaactttaattttttgttaaatgttTGTgtgttatataattaattaatgtgAGTATAGTTGCCAATAACATtggaatattttaaaaatagctGAACGATTtatgttattacttattagacaaatttttaataaaaaatgacatTTTTAGAGAGGAAAAATAAACTTTTTATCTACAAATATCTAGtacaaaactaacaaaaaaatttaaatttatacctATAAAAATGAGTTTTACATGATAAAGACGGGCCCATTTAATCCTGCCTTATTTCtagattataattttttaacttgAATTGTTTATGGCTAGCTCGATTGATTAAATGAgttaatctatttatttatttatttattttttaaaaaatattttaacaaaaaaattatttttaggcaaaaattaatatatttttagttaatgGGTTGAATTTTTGGATCGTTGCAAAAAAAtgctaatatttttaaaaatgtaaaataaaatttaaataggctaTTTATTTAGTCTGTGGATTAGTCCGTTTAACCTATAAATTTTTTTCGGGTTAATCGGACTTAGTCCATTTAGACACCATttgaataaataacttaaataaattattttgaaagaagagtttaaggacttttattaataataacttataaataagttagaGCAATTTACTTGATTAAAATGATAGTGAAGATTCTTTACTCAAATACAACATTTTCAATTAGTTTACGTGAGTATCCTTTTTGTTTACTATGTAAATCGTGGTAGGTAACCacagtttttattttatgcataaACCGTGGGAGGTTGGCACGGTTTTTATTTAGGAAATTTTGAACATAAACAGTAGCTGCATACCACAGATTATGAAGGAAAATTGCTATCTATAAACCGTGCttggtcaccacggtttatgaagaaaagCTGTGAGCATAAAACCTGTTGACTACCACGGTTTATGTTTAGTTAGTATAAATACATAATTCGTGGATAGTCATCACGGTTCTCATTTGTCCCAAACCGAATTTTGTTAAATCTGGGAGGTTGAGAGAGTTTGTGGGAGAGGCTTGGAAGTTTTGGTGCCATTTGGGTGGTGGAGCCATGGAAGACGAAGCTCGCATGTACCGATTAAATGGCGTTGCACACATGGCTGGATATATAGACCAAGAggttagttgttgttgttgttattattattattattattattattattattattattattattattattattattattattaattttatttttattattattgggagttgttagtattattattgttattgttagtaTAATTATTCCTGTtggtattgttattattgttattttttttattattgttgttgttattattagttttagtgttattgttattattattcctatTGATGTTATTGTTATCCTTGTTAGTAAccgttgttattgttattgtcgttattattattgttattgtttcaTTATTGTTATTACTATCACTAGAGAAAATAGAATACCAATGTGggtgtataataatttttttaaattatatttgctGTTATCAGTATTGGTCGTATGTTGAGGATTTTCTTACCCACATTTTGCAGCCTACTAGGGTTATTAGCGGTGTTAGGAGACAACAGAATATGCCTTTACACGACCGGATTATACCGTATCTGGAGACCGCTGGCTTATATCACCTCACTTGAACAGTCAGTGGTTCCGCAGGAGAGGCTGCTCAGCGACCGAGGAGGATACGACGTCCTCCTTTGTGTGGCACCGAAGGTCACCTGCTTGGTCATTTTGACGGTGACAACAGTGACACCATCGAGGATTTTGATTAGCTCTGTGTCGTTTTTACATTTGGTGGGAACTATGTTCCATTATGTTCTTAGTAGCATCTTTAGGGTTTTATGTTTCAGACTGTTGTTATGTAGTATTAGACATGTATGTGTGATATATATGTTCTAGGAACTATGGTTATGAACTCATTTGTCACAACTATTAAGCTCATTCATAAGCATACCAATGTGTTTCAATTAAACATCTAAATTAAAAGGAGTTAAACAGACGAATTTAATACACTGAACAAACTAACGACATTCATTGACTGAAGACCTAACATTACTCAAATTAAGCATTTCTAATACAACTTAGACAACAACAACAAGATCATTAACGGCATAACATCTAACCATCACTGGCAGCAGTATGTCTTCGCTGGTCACAGTTCCTCCGCGTATGACCAGGCTGACGGCAGAGCCCACAGCGCTTCAGGCGGTTATCAACAGACTGATCCATGCTACCGCAGATCCTAGTTGCCTTCGGACGTCCTTCCCTTGCACGCCTCATGTTAGAATCAGGAATGACTGTTGGGTTAGCATATGGGGGCCATAGGCCTTCTGGGATAGGCGGAATGAACCCTTGCTTGTACACGTTGAACACCTCAATCATACGATACACCTCGTGAACATATGACGCCCAATTTAGGCGCGAGTGGCCGCAACATGCAATGGCGTGACAACATGGATAATGGAGCGCCTGAAAGTGACCACAATCGCATATGTGATCCTTAAGGGAAACTCGATAACTACCTAGCGAGAAGTTTCCGGTCAGTGTTGTCTCAGCCACCGTGTACTCGGATTGGTGCCTGTCGTATAATGTGACGGTGAAGCACCTGGAGTCTCTTATGTTCCGTTCAATAACCTTCACCAACGCTTGACAAAATTCATGTCCAGATCCCAGTTGTGCCTCCGCCGTCTATCCGCGGACAACGAATAGCTCAGCAAGCCTCCTGTAAGTTGACTTAACCAATAAAGTGACCGGGAGGTTGCGAGTTCCCTTTAACACGGAATTCACACATTCACTAATGTTGGTTATCATGTGCCCAAACCGTCTACCGCTATCCTCGTGTTGGGTCCACTTGTCATACTCCATCCAATTGGCCTAGTCACACATGGCCGAATTCTCAGTTCGCATGATGTCAAACCAGTAATAAAATTCTGCTTCAGTTTTTGCATAGGCAGCATTCACCAACATCCTCCTTGCGTCTTTACCTTTGAACTCAGGCTAAAATTTGCTGCCACATGACGAATACAGTATGCTCGAAATGCACGTGAAGGTAGCCAACCATTCTCGGGGTCCTCAAGTGCAGCCTTGATGCCATTATGCCTGTCAGAGATAACAAAGATACCCTCTTGCGGCGTCACATGCGATCGTAGGTTGGACAAGAAGAATGACCATGACTCCGCATTTTCTCCCTCCACAAGGGCGAAGGCTATCGGGAGGATGTTCGAGTTCCCATCCTGCGCTATCGCCAACAGTAGCGTGcctccatacttgccatacaaGTGGGTACCGTCAATACTCACGAGGGGCTTGCAATTCCGGAAGGCCTCGATGTAGGGTGGAAATGTCCAAAAAAGACGATGAAAGTACACCGTTGACTCATCGACCTGATCCCCAACTCGAACAGGAGAGGTCTTCAACACA
The sequence above is drawn from the Arachis hypogaea cultivar Tifrunner chromosome 4, arahy.Tifrunner.gnm2.J5K5, whole genome shotgun sequence genome and encodes:
- the LOC140184057 gene encoding uncharacterized protein, which produces MAGTVTVLKTSPVRVGDQVDESTVYFHRLFWTFPPYIEAFRNCKPLVSIDGTHLYGKYGGTLLLAIAQDGNSNILPIAFALVEGENAESWSFFLSNLRSHVTPQEGIFVISDRHNGIKAALEDPENGWLPSRAFRAYCIRHVAANFSLSSKTAEAQLGSGHEFCQALVKVIERNIRDSRCFTVTLYDRHQSEYTVAETTLTGNFSLGSYRVSLKDHICDCGHFQALHYPCCHAIACCGHSRLNWASYVHEVYRMIEVFNVYKQGFIPPIPEGLWPPYANPTVIPDSNMRRAREGRPKATRICGSMDQSVDNRLKRCGLCRQPGHTRRNCDQRRHTAASDG